In the Helicobacter colisuis genome, GAAAAGTTACTTGATAGAATCGAAGATGATGATGATGTCCAAGCAGTTTTTACCAATATCGCCTAAAGGTGACAAAATCACTCAATAGATGATAACTTTTGTTTTTTTAAGCTAAATTATTTCAAAATTTCTGATGTAAATTTTACTAAAAAGGATTTCAAATGATGAATCAATTAACTAAAGAAACTTTTGCTAACGAAACAAAAGAAGGAGTTTGCCTTGTAGCCGTGGGTGCGCCTTGGTGTCCTGACTGCAAAAAAATCGAACCTATTATGGGAATGCTTATGCAAGAATATGCTGGTAAGGTAAAATTCTGTATGGTAATGGCAGATGAACAAGAAGCACTAAAAGATGAGCTTAATGTTCGCCGAATCCCCACTTTGATTTTCTTTAAAAATGGTGTGGAAGTGAGTGAAAGACTAGTTGAACCAAACTCTAAACCAATGATTGAAGATGCTCTTAAAAAAGCTCTTGAAGCATAAATTACTCTTGCCTTTAGGGGCAAGATTCTCCTTTTGAAACTCTCATAATTTTAACATAAGCACTTTTTGGCTACAATCCCCGCAGTATTTTTATTTAATTTAAGGCTATAGCAATGCAAAATCCACACTCCAAAGGCGGTTTTATTAAGGTTTTAGGTTTATTACTCATCATTTTATTTGTGGGAGCAGGTATTTTTATGCTTACTTCTGAATCTTTTGAAAAAGAATCGCCTCAAATCAACCTAAGAGAAAATTCTGCGTGGAATCTTAAAGACTTTTTCCCCATTCAAATCCAAGACAATGCAGGAATCAAAGTATATAGTGTTACGCTATTGCATAACCAAGAAAGGATACCACTCCAAACCAAAATCCTTACTTCCCAAAACTGCCTTAGCCCCAATGCAGACTTAAGTGAATCTCAAGAAATTCAAACTCACCCAAAAACACTCTGCATTGGAATCCAAAAGCCAAATAACATTAAAAATTCTACTCCTGAACTAGAGTTAGAAATCTCTGCAACAGATACAAGCCGCTGGAATCTTTTCAATGGTAACACCACCACAAAAACCTTTAAAATCCCTATTGATACCAAAAAGCCTCAACTAGCCATTCTCTCACATTCTTACAAAATCACACAAGGTGGTAGTGCGCTTGTTATCTTTCGCGCAACCGATGACAATCTAAAAGATATTCGCATTAGCAATGGCACTTATGATTTTCTCCCTCAACCTTTCTACAAAGAAGGCTTTTATATCTCGCTTATCGCTTGGAACAAAACTAGCCCTAACTTCAGCGCCAAAATCTATGCAAGTGATTCAGCAGGCAATGTCAGCATTGCACCTATTAATTTCTATC is a window encoding:
- a CDS encoding thioredoxin family protein is translated as MMNQLTKETFANETKEGVCLVAVGAPWCPDCKKIEPIMGMLMQEYAGKVKFCMVMADEQEALKDELNVRRIPTLIFFKNGVEVSERLVEPNSKPMIEDALKKALEA
- a CDS encoding M23 family metallopeptidase, with product MQNPHSKGGFIKVLGLLLIILFVGAGIFMLTSESFEKESPQINLRENSAWNLKDFFPIQIQDNAGIKVYSVTLLHNQERIPLQTKILTSQNCLSPNADLSESQEIQTHPKTLCIGIQKPNNIKNSTPELELEISATDTSRWNLFNGNTTTKTFKIPIDTKKPQLAILSHSYKITQGGSALVIFRATDDNLKDIRISNGTYDFLPQPFYKEGFYISLIAWNKTSPNFSAKIYASDSAGNVSIAPINFYLQKKQYRDSTIPLKDSFIDGKISMLVQEIGEKNLEDFPNKLAIFKYINEDVRKQSANRVFEVASQFDRETLVTDFSLKAFSPLRNGAVMANFGDHRTFNYQGENVSESNHMGLDLANIKQAPVLLSNSGVVTLNEFVGINGNTIIVYHGLGLSTLYAHLTTQKVNVGDLVNAGDEIANTGNTGLALGDHLHFGVLIQGHEVWTAEWLDSTWIKTNIDDIINEAKIIVDRL